The genomic window ACTCTGTGTTGCTGAATCTCCAGTATTTACAGAATTGCTAGATTCTTGAATATTTGAAAGAGTTCCATCGGCCTGATCGTAATAAGCACTAGGTGATCTTTGGAGTGAATTATTTGAAGAGAACGAGTTATTTGTATTACTAGAAGCTGTAGAAAATGGATTACTACGTACCTCTCCATAATAATTGTCGTTATCTTCTTCAGTTCTTTTTGCCGAGTAATTTCTCTTAGTATCTGAATCTGGCTGGGTATTATTAAAGTTTCTATTAGAAACACTTTGAGAAATAGAGCTTGGTTCTCTCTTTGTTGCTCGAGAATCGGAGGTGCTGTTAGAAACGACTTTTTTTGAGGCAGCTTTACCTTTGTTAAAACTATAAGTTGAACTTGGAGTTATATTAACGGGCTCAATAGAATTATCTAAGTTATACTTAACAGCTATCGAAACCGCCACGATTGTTAAACCGAATAAGGAATATTTAAAATAAGAAACCATTAATAAAACCCTTGTCGCTAACGTTCTGTATCGGATTTTTATACTCATATATTAGTGTATTTTCATGGACTTTTAGGTGTGATTCTTGAGAAAACTTTAAGTCGTTGAATATCTTGATTTGTTGAAAAATATTTAAACTACCTGAATTTAAAAGTGCCAATTATTTTGGTCTTTTTAGATGATTTCTCATTAAAATAGAGAAAAAGTTGTTCTGACCATTTTTCTGGAACTCATGTGATAAATGGATTAAGCTATATTTATTTATTAGTAAGGAATAGTATGAACTTTGAGAAGCCCGAAGAAGCAATCTACTTAATACAGAAAATTTTTAATATTGATCAGAAGTTTTCAGGAAAAGAGTATGTTAAAGCTCTTGTGCAAAATATATCAGAAGGCCTAGGGATTGAGTACCTTCTTGTTGGCATGCCCAAGTCAGATTCACCACAGGTTATAAAAACTGATATAACTTGGGCCGGTGGTAAATTGGTAGATAATATTGAATATAACTTAAGTGGGACTCCGTGTTCGAATGTGATCACGGGAAGAAGAGTTTGTATTCATTCAGAGAAAGTTGCTGCCGATTTTCCTGATGATGTACTTCTTCAAGAGATGGGGGTTGAGGCTTACGTTGGAAGTCCAATCATTCTTCCAGATGGTGAATTGTTAGGTCTCTTCGTGTTGTTGGATACAAAAAAATTTGAAAATTCAGCCTTTCTCGAAGCTGCTATTGAAATCTTCGCAAGTCGTATTGGTGTCGAAATTGCTCGAGAGCGAGCTGATCAGAGAATTCTCGACTTGAATGATGAGGTCAAAAGCCAAGTTAGTGAGAAAGAGTTGATTATCAAAAAAACTCACCAGTCACTTCTTGAACAAGAAAAACTTGCTTCTTTAGGAAAGCTTGTAGCCGGGGTTGCGCATGAAATGAGAAATCCTCTTAATCTCGTTCTTAATTCTTCTATTATCGCAACAGATATGGTGAAGGAGTTAGAGAAAAAACTTGATCATGAAGATGACATCGTTTCTGAACTTAGAGAATGTTTAGATATAATTCATCTTCATAGCAATCGGATGTACAATACTCTTAAGATTATGCTTGATCATGAGGTGGAGCCAGAAAGTATAGGGACTGAACGCGATCTTATTCAAATTGTTGATGAGTCTATAAGATATGCATATCATGCTTCAAAAATTAAAGAAGCTGGAGTTGTCGTTGATTTGCAAAAAAAGTTTTCTTCTGAGTCTTTGAAATTGGAGTTAACGGCAGATATTCAATCGGTTTTTTTAAATATTATTGAAAATGCACTATTCTCCATATACACAAAATATATGAATCAAAAGTACTCAGCGAAACTTTCTATCGACGTATTAAAATCTGAGAATGGAGTAAGAGTAATTATTGAAGATAATGGAATGGGTATACCTGAAGGTATTTTATCTTCGATTTTTGATCCATTTTTTACAACCAAGAAAGGGGCTAATGGGACAGGTCTAGGCCTTTCTTTAACTAAGAAAATAATTGATAAAAATAATGGAAGGATCTCTGTTGAATCAGTAGAAGGTGAGGGGGCTAAATTCACAATAGAGCTTTAGTATGACCTCTTTGCTCTGAGTCTTTGAGTATGGTGATATAAATCATGTTATTTGGGCCTCGATCTTTACTCTAATTCTTAAACTTATAAACTATTCTATCTTTCTTATTTTTGATATGTTAGAAGCTTCAAAAATTGAGAATATTGTTTGGGAATAGGGATTCTTTGAAGCTATATAAAATTTTAATTTCAACTCTGACTTTGAGTGGAATCGCAACATTTATTTGGTTTGTCATATTTACTGCGCCCGTAAGTTTTGTAGTTTCAACAATGATTTATTCTAAGGGATACTCTTATTTGTCAGATGATCCGAAAGCTTGTGTGAACTGTCATGTTATGCAAGATCATTTTTATGCGTATGAGAAATCATCACATCATGCTGTCGCAAATTGCAATAGCTGTCATACCCCGGAGGGATTTCTTCCGAAATATCTTTCAAAAGCAGTGAATGGCTGGAATCATGGGGTCGCATTTACGACTGGGGATTATCCATGGCCATTAAAAGTAACACAATTCAATAGGAATATTACAAATAAGGCATGCTTGAAATGCCATAGCGATCTTGTACATAATATAAATATCAAGTCAGAGACAAACTGTATCCAATGTCACTCTGAAGTGGGGCACATGAAATGAAAAATTTTACTAAGAGAAGAGTACTACTAGCTTTAATATCAATTTTTGTAACAACAAGTTGTATTCTCTTAGTACTGAATATTCTTGAAAGAAAAACTGAGGGAAAATTTCAAACCGTGCACTTGAAAGATATAGGTGAGCTAGAAGATGATCCGGCCGTTTGGGGAGTTAATTTTCCTTACCAATATGAAGATTACTTGAAAAATGTAGATCAAGTTAGAACACGTTATGGTGGTAGTGAAGCAGTTAAGAGGGTTTCTGATAGTTCTGATCCTAGGGAGATTGTAAGCGAAGATAAACTAAAAATTGACGAGCGCTTTGTCACGATGTGGTCAGGTTACGCATTCTCTAAAGATTTTAGAGAGGAGAGGGGCCATGCGTTTATGCTGATTGATCAGCTATACACGAAAAGACAAAATGTTGGTCAACCAGGAACTTGTATTAATTGTCACGCTTCTACATATTCTGCAATGATGAAGCTCGGTGATGGTGATATTAATAAAGGCTTTCATGCTCTTAATAAATTACCATATTTTGAAGCTGCTAAAAACGTAAAGCATCCTGTTAGTTGTATTGACTGTCATAATCCAAAAGATATGAGTTTGAGAGTTACACGTCCTGCTTTTGTTGAGGGAATAAGGGAATTCAAAAAAAGTGTTGGCGTCCATGAGTACGATGTGAACAAGATGGCCTCGAGACAGGAAATGAAAACTTTTGTGTGTGCTCAATGTCACGTTGAATATTACTTTAAGGGCAAAGATAAGACACTAACTTACCCATGGGGTAAGGGGCTTAAGGGAGATGAGATTCTTAGCTATTATAATGAAATCGATTTTAAAGATTGGACCCATAATCTTACTAAATCTGCAGTGCTCAAGGCACAGCACCCAGAGTTTGAAACATACTCTCAGGGGATTCATGCGCGAAGTGGAGTGAGTTGTGTTGATTGTCATATGCCTTACAAAAAAGTAGGAGCGATGAAAATTACTGATCACCATATCAATAGTCCAATGCTTAAAGTGAATCAATCTTGTCGTACTTGTCACAATATCTCTGAGGACAAACTACTTGAGCGTGTGGCCGTTATTCAAGATAATAATCATGAGATGAAAGATACCGTTTTTAATGCTCTTGTATCTTTCATTAAAAAAATTGAGGCAAATTCAAATCATCCAAAAATTGAAGAACTTCGAAAAGCGCAAAGGGATGCGCAATTTCTTTTCGATTTTGTTGAGGCCGAAAACTCAAATGGTTTCCATGCCCCTCAAGAGTCGGCGAGAATATTGCTAAAGTCACTTGATATAATTAGAAAAGGGGAAGAGCTTCTGTGAATTCACAGTTAGCTTTTTACTTCCTTAAAGTTTTCTAAGTTTATGATATTATTCATTTTTTATGGTTTTGATTGAGATGTTCTAAAAAACTTGTCACTGTTCAGTTTCTGCAGGTTTCTCCGATAAGTGATATATGTTTACTAGGATTAATCTCTTTAGAATAGTTTTAAAAGGACTCACTTTTCTTAGTTTGAGCTCATGCCTCAATCCTCTCGTTGATGTTCAGATTGATAAAGACGGTAGTGCTATCTCATTTGGTGGATCAGGTAGCTCTCTTTCCTTTGCGACTTCATCTATTTCTGTAATGGCCGGCGACGATATTATTATCACGTCGTCTAATGGAACAATTCCATACTCTGCTACGACAATAAATTATGGATCATTTAATGCTGGAACATCGACATATTCTGCACCTTCAAGTCAAGGACCTGTCAATCATGTTATTAGCCTCGATGATTTTCTTGGGGTGAGTGGAGATCTAACTGTTAACATTTTAGGTTTTGGTGAAGAGGCTCTTGTTGATTTTGAAATGGGAGCCTCGTGGCAAAATTACCCAATGAGTTTAGTTCAAACGACTGATGGTTCAATCTATCTCTCTGCTATTTTTGGAGATGGAGGTCTTGGTTGGGAAGGAGCTGCTATCTATAAAAGTATAGATAATGGCGCAAGCTGGTCACGCTCCGATACATATTTTATGTACATTGAAGGTGAGTCTCATTCGCTTCAACTGGCAGCTAAAGATAACGATGTTTATTCATGTGGATACACCTTTGGGAGCGTAACTTGGAATACAGAATGGTATATAAGAAAAACTTCGAATGGGGGAAACTCCTGGAGTACAATTGATCATTACATGCCAATTAGTGGAGATATTTCTTGTTCTGCAATTGCAGTCGCACCAAGTGGTGATATCGTCGCCGCAGGAAATGATGAAAATGATGATGTCTATATTAGGACAAGTAATGATGATGGTGTAACTTGGACAACTATCGAACAGCTATCAGGTATTGGTGAGCTTTATGATATGAAGATTTCTCCAAGTGGGGATATTTGGTTATTAGTAAGCGATAAAATCTATGTCGGCTCATTCTCTGGAAGCTGGAGTTGGAGTGGCCCACATCAAATTTCTGCTCTTACATTTAGTTGGGTTGCATATCAAAAAAGAGGAAAGATAGAATTGGTTTCTGATTCTGAAGCTTACTATGTAGGTCGAGTTGGAGGGAAGTGGCAAATCTTTAAAACCACTGATGGGGGAGTGTCTTGGACAGGTGTTTACGACTACGGAGCGACCTCGGAGGGGGTCGATGTCATTGTTCTCTCTACAGGGGAGATAATATCATCTGGAAATAATGCCACTAGTACTCACAATCATATGGTGGAGAAGAGTATTGACAATGGACTAAGCTGGACTCAGACCTTAAATGTTGGGGGGACTACTTCGGCAAAGTATGAGGGTAATTATTCTTTTGAACTTCAAAATGGTGATGTTCTAACAATTAGTTCAGATTATAATACCGACGGGATGAAGATTTATAAATCCTTTGATAAGGGAGATTCCTG from Bacteriovorax sp. Seq25_V includes these protein-coding regions:
- a CDS encoding sensor histidine kinase, whose product is MNFEKPEEAIYLIQKIFNIDQKFSGKEYVKALVQNISEGLGIEYLLVGMPKSDSPQVIKTDITWAGGKLVDNIEYNLSGTPCSNVITGRRVCIHSEKVAADFPDDVLLQEMGVEAYVGSPIILPDGELLGLFVLLDTKKFENSAFLEAAIEIFASRIGVEIARERADQRILDLNDEVKSQVSEKELIIKKTHQSLLEQEKLASLGKLVAGVAHEMRNPLNLVLNSSIIATDMVKELEKKLDHEDDIVSELRECLDIIHLHSNRMYNTLKIMLDHEVEPESIGTERDLIQIVDESIRYAYHASKIKEAGVVVDLQKKFSSESLKLELTADIQSVFLNIIENALFSIYTKYMNQKYSAKLSIDVLKSENGVRVIIEDNGMGIPEGILSSIFDPFFTTKKGANGTGLGLSLTKKIIDKNNGRISVESVEGEGAKFTIEL
- the nrfH gene encoding cytochrome c nitrite reductase small subunit; this translates as MKLYKILISTLTLSGIATFIWFVIFTAPVSFVVSTMIYSKGYSYLSDDPKACVNCHVMQDHFYAYEKSSHHAVANCNSCHTPEGFLPKYLSKAVNGWNHGVAFTTGDYPWPLKVTQFNRNITNKACLKCHSDLVHNINIKSETNCIQCHSEVGHMK
- a CDS encoding ammonia-forming cytochrome c nitrite reductase subunit c552, coding for MKNFTKRRVLLALISIFVTTSCILLVLNILERKTEGKFQTVHLKDIGELEDDPAVWGVNFPYQYEDYLKNVDQVRTRYGGSEAVKRVSDSSDPREIVSEDKLKIDERFVTMWSGYAFSKDFREERGHAFMLIDQLYTKRQNVGQPGTCINCHASTYSAMMKLGDGDINKGFHALNKLPYFEAAKNVKHPVSCIDCHNPKDMSLRVTRPAFVEGIREFKKSVGVHEYDVNKMASRQEMKTFVCAQCHVEYYFKGKDKTLTYPWGKGLKGDEILSYYNEIDFKDWTHNLTKSAVLKAQHPEFETYSQGIHARSGVSCVDCHMPYKKVGAMKITDHHINSPMLKVNQSCRTCHNISEDKLLERVAVIQDNNHEMKDTVFNALVSFIKKIEANSNHPKIEELRKAQRDAQFLFDFVEAENSNGFHAPQESARILLKSLDIIRKGEELL
- a CDS encoding sialidase family protein yields the protein MFTRINLFRIVLKGLTFLSLSSCLNPLVDVQIDKDGSAISFGGSGSSLSFATSSISVMAGDDIIITSSNGTIPYSATTINYGSFNAGTSTYSAPSSQGPVNHVISLDDFLGVSGDLTVNILGFGEEALVDFEMGASWQNYPMSLVQTTDGSIYLSAIFGDGGLGWEGAAIYKSIDNGASWSRSDTYFMYIEGESHSLQLAAKDNDVYSCGYTFGSVTWNTEWYIRKTSNGGNSWSTIDHYMPISGDISCSAIAVAPSGDIVAAGNDENDDVYIRTSNDDGVTWTTIEQLSGIGELYDMKISPSGDIWLLVSDKIYVGSFSGSWSWSGPHQISALTFSWVAYQKRGKIELVSDSEAYYVGRVGGKWQIFKTTDGGVSWTGVYDYGATSEGVDVIVLSTGEIISSGNNATSTHNHMVEKSIDNGLSWTQTLNVGGTTSAKYEGNYSFELQNGDVLTISSDYNTDGMKIYKSFDKGDSWNLTSHIYYSSYTYSSLDDYAEDASGNMYAVSYIAPQGDADPTSPFAISKSADNGNTWTTIGYERTPGAHLWCSELEITNLGHLFAIKKKDVKEIRYSIDNGVSWSNIAASNSVNELHHLRAVSSGELYYLENEVLKKVSADGLTVTDVYTFAIASGQSSLEAKLRLEVMSDDTLVVNVRYRDGGITETMSIFTSTDGGGTWNEKLKIASSTFAAPYLFTNGTSDIYYILSGKIYESKDRGNSWNEIYDGSLGSARHIVFSSDNQLFFSAGDNVITYSNVKASWFVVWSSAVAITPDYGSEIANLINCKLSSKRVCVVAVNYNKGLDSANYIWPLN